In a single window of the Neodiprion virginianus isolate iyNeoVirg1 chromosome 1, iyNeoVirg1.1, whole genome shotgun sequence genome:
- the LOC124308948 gene encoding cytoplasmic tRNA 2-thiolation protein 2 isoform X1, translating into MCSVNDAEIETDDELMQPDEVPQTEGAICKKCNENNAEVVLRVKDTYCSTCFLAASTHKFRATIGKSKLVRPTDSILIGHSGKAGSTVLLHLIKAGMSEAVHKRLMYKTTVLYVDDGAVLGQTVDQRKSTISAIREQVHGLGFTGYAVSLNESLHSSEPKIYPLDEEAEDLKGDSDVVDLFNAVSSYTSKEELLHKLRQKLLISVARSLGCCKVFTADGATDLAITILSNIALGRGAQLPLDVGFVDSRELDIRILRPMRDFTRKELIYYLNFHKLETIQTPGLTTKKEPYTSIQKLTEKFVTELNTEFSGTVSAIFRTGEKLSIGNLEASNLIETCALCRAQLDTVFTDTSSLQATEFSKLISAEGPKGNIGKAAFELKKFPCVIDAAENVLLRDSKNCDNCSCSKGKEKFEMSAKNFEKYLCYGCRLIFKDLDKQHSIPDFLQNSVRQRISLDDMREEIADFLL; encoded by the exons ATGTGTAGCGTCAACGATGCCGAAATCGAAACAGACGATGAGCTGATGCAACCGGACGAAGTACCGCAAAC TGAGGGTGCTATATGCAAAAAATGCAACGAGAATAATGCCGAAGTCGTACTCAGAGTTAAGGACACTTACTGCAGCACATGTTTTCTCGCTGCATCCACGCACAAATTCAGGGCCACCATCGGAAAATCCAAGCTAGTGAGACCGACTGATTCGATACTCATCGGACACTCAGGAAAGGCCGGATCCACTGTCCTTTTGCATTTGATCAAGGCAGGAATGAGCGAAGCTGTTCACAAAAGGCTCATGTACAAGACAACGGTACTCTATGTCGATG ACGGCGCGGTACTGGGTCAAACTGTAGACCAGCGAAAATCAACTATATCTGCAATTCGCGAACAAGTTCATGGTCTTGGCTTCACTGGATACGCAGTATCTTTGAACGAGTCATTGCACAGTTCTGAACCAAAGATTTATCCTCTGGATGAAGAGGCGGAAGATCTCAAAGGAGACTCGGATGTCGTCGATTTGTTCAACGCTGTATCGAGTTATACCTCAAAAGAAGAATTACTCcataaattacgtcagaaGTTATTGATTTCTGTTGCACGCTCTCTTGGATGTTGTAAAGTGTTCACAGCTGATGGTGCTACGGATTTGGCGATAACAATACTTAGTAACATAGCTTTGGGTCGAGGTGCACAGCTTCCATTGGATGTTGGTTTCGTTGATTCTAGGGAGCTGGACATAAGAATATTGAGACCCATGCGAGACTTTACCAGGAAGGAGCTGAtctattatttgaattttcacaaaCTCGAGACCATCCAAACACCTGGTTTAACGACTAAGAAAGAACCTTATACGAGTATACAAAAACtaactgaaaaatttgtcacagAATTGAATACAGAATTTTCGGGGACCGTTTCCGCGATATTTAGAACAGGTGAAAAACTAAGTATAGGCAATTTAGAAGCGAGTAATTTAATCGAGACATGCGCCCTGTGTAGGGCTCAGCTAGACACAGTATTTACGGACACTTCTTCTCTGCAGGCCACAGAGTTTTCCAAATTGATATCTGCAGAAGGGCCAAAAGGTAATATTGGCAAAGCTGCGTTTgagctaaaaaaatttccttgtgTCATCGATGCAGCTGAGAATGTACTATTAcgtgattcgaaaaattgtgaCAACTGTAGCTGTAGCAAAGgcaaagagaaatttgaaatgtctGCCAAGAATTTTGAGAAGTACCTGTGCTATGGGTGCAGATTAATATTTAAAGATCTGGACAAGCAACACAGCATTCCGGACTTTTTACAAAACTCCGTAAGGCAAAGAATATCTTTGGATGATATGCGAGAGGAGATAGCAGATTTTTTATTGTGA
- the LOC124308948 gene encoding cytoplasmic tRNA 2-thiolation protein 2 isoform X2, with amino-acid sequence MQPDEVPQTEGAICKKCNENNAEVVLRVKDTYCSTCFLAASTHKFRATIGKSKLVRPTDSILIGHSGKAGSTVLLHLIKAGMSEAVHKRLMYKTTVLYVDDGAVLGQTVDQRKSTISAIREQVHGLGFTGYAVSLNESLHSSEPKIYPLDEEAEDLKGDSDVVDLFNAVSSYTSKEELLHKLRQKLLISVARSLGCCKVFTADGATDLAITILSNIALGRGAQLPLDVGFVDSRELDIRILRPMRDFTRKELIYYLNFHKLETIQTPGLTTKKEPYTSIQKLTEKFVTELNTEFSGTVSAIFRTGEKLSIGNLEASNLIETCALCRAQLDTVFTDTSSLQATEFSKLISAEGPKGNIGKAAFELKKFPCVIDAAENVLLRDSKNCDNCSCSKGKEKFEMSAKNFEKYLCYGCRLIFKDLDKQHSIPDFLQNSVRQRISLDDMREEIADFLL; translated from the exons ATGCAACCGGACGAAGTACCGCAAAC TGAGGGTGCTATATGCAAAAAATGCAACGAGAATAATGCCGAAGTCGTACTCAGAGTTAAGGACACTTACTGCAGCACATGTTTTCTCGCTGCATCCACGCACAAATTCAGGGCCACCATCGGAAAATCCAAGCTAGTGAGACCGACTGATTCGATACTCATCGGACACTCAGGAAAGGCCGGATCCACTGTCCTTTTGCATTTGATCAAGGCAGGAATGAGCGAAGCTGTTCACAAAAGGCTCATGTACAAGACAACGGTACTCTATGTCGATG ACGGCGCGGTACTGGGTCAAACTGTAGACCAGCGAAAATCAACTATATCTGCAATTCGCGAACAAGTTCATGGTCTTGGCTTCACTGGATACGCAGTATCTTTGAACGAGTCATTGCACAGTTCTGAACCAAAGATTTATCCTCTGGATGAAGAGGCGGAAGATCTCAAAGGAGACTCGGATGTCGTCGATTTGTTCAACGCTGTATCGAGTTATACCTCAAAAGAAGAATTACTCcataaattacgtcagaaGTTATTGATTTCTGTTGCACGCTCTCTTGGATGTTGTAAAGTGTTCACAGCTGATGGTGCTACGGATTTGGCGATAACAATACTTAGTAACATAGCTTTGGGTCGAGGTGCACAGCTTCCATTGGATGTTGGTTTCGTTGATTCTAGGGAGCTGGACATAAGAATATTGAGACCCATGCGAGACTTTACCAGGAAGGAGCTGAtctattatttgaattttcacaaaCTCGAGACCATCCAAACACCTGGTTTAACGACTAAGAAAGAACCTTATACGAGTATACAAAAACtaactgaaaaatttgtcacagAATTGAATACAGAATTTTCGGGGACCGTTTCCGCGATATTTAGAACAGGTGAAAAACTAAGTATAGGCAATTTAGAAGCGAGTAATTTAATCGAGACATGCGCCCTGTGTAGGGCTCAGCTAGACACAGTATTTACGGACACTTCTTCTCTGCAGGCCACAGAGTTTTCCAAATTGATATCTGCAGAAGGGCCAAAAGGTAATATTGGCAAAGCTGCGTTTgagctaaaaaaatttccttgtgTCATCGATGCAGCTGAGAATGTACTATTAcgtgattcgaaaaattgtgaCAACTGTAGCTGTAGCAAAGgcaaagagaaatttgaaatgtctGCCAAGAATTTTGAGAAGTACCTGTGCTATGGGTGCAGATTAATATTTAAAGATCTGGACAAGCAACACAGCATTCCGGACTTTTTACAAAACTCCGTAAGGCAAAGAATATCTTTGGATGATATGCGAGAGGAGATAGCAGATTTTTTATTGTGA
- the LOC124310276 gene encoding uncharacterized protein LOC124310276: MDFAPAFRTPVMDLTGCLINAQQSHRCKDYELHFYECMEAYGIPKGYKKCSDMFEDYHECLTLGKQKARVQAIAQEQARQYKEGIIPKPYADPPKRDSY, encoded by the coding sequence ATGGATTTTGCTCCGGCATTCCGTACACCCGTCATGGACTTGACAGGGTGTCTTATCAATGCTCAGCAATCGCATAGATGTAAAGATTACGAGCTGCATTTTTACGAATGCATGGAAGCTTATGGAATACCAAAGGGCTACAAAAAGTGTTCCGACATGTTCGAGGATTACCACGAGTGCTTAACACTTGGTAAGCAAAAGGCACGTGTCCAAGCCATCGCACAAGAGCAGGCTCGCCAATACAAGGAAGGAATTATTCCGAAACCGTATGCTGATCCCCCCAAAAGAGACAGCTATTGA